A window of Watersipora subatra chromosome 10, tzWatSuba1.1, whole genome shotgun sequence genomic DNA:
CAGCATCAAATGGAGCCTCCATGATTTTACTACGAGGAGCTAGCCAAAATTATCGCCACAACAAAGATTCTTGACATGAAAATAAGACTGTTTACTACAAGAATTGTGGCAGCGAAGCCAGCGCTAGCACAATCTGTAGAATGAAACCAAAATTTCCCAGCAATCAATAAACAAAGTAGGGTTTTGTGATAATCCCATTACAACTTAGTTAAACGATGGCACGAGTTAAGAATCTTTATAACCAAgacataccataaaaccttttttGTCGAATGGTGGCTGCTCAGCAAGCCGATTCTGAATTACAACGTCGTATCCTTTCTTCTCAGCTGACTCAACTCCCTCGGAAGCCTCCTCTGCACTTGCATTTCCACCAATGAGTGACTCATCTATTTCAGTGCTTTCACTCACCATCTTGCAATTGACTTCAATAATTCCATCCCGCCGAATAATATTGAATGAATCCGTGAACAACTCATCGCCTAATAACACAAAACATCGACACTAAATCATTATAGCTAACTTCAGTTTGAAAACATGAAATATCAACTCGAACCAGCTTTGAAGAGAATAAATGGCAAATACATTTAATTAACAAATGAATAGGAAACCAACAATgttgctttaacaatcttcttGTAATTTCGATGGTGAGAAATTGCAGAGGTCAAAATATTTTGACTGTGCCTGGTATAAATAAAAACCAGGTATTCCCACAAATGGTCCAGTAAAGTTGCTtaggtttttaataaactttcaagtttaCTAACCTGTAATGATGTCCTTGaatattatcatttttaatGGATTTGCCCAGCTTCTTTTCAACGGGGAAAGAAAGTGGCACTGTACCCACTGTGACACATAAAGGAAAGACTCCGTAGTCCTACTTAGTGTACCATGAGTAACAATCGGATTTACATAGTCTCAAGAATAATTCTCATGCTGTACAATTATTGCTACATGTCTATGGTTGACACTCATCTTGTTTGACGAATAGTCGATCTCTTGTTCGTGGAGATAATAAGTGAACAGCTAGCTTACTTCGGAGACCCGACAATCGCCCCGAGCAGTTTCCTACTGATCTTGTCTTGCGAAgaatgcaataataataattttatgcgACAGTAGTTTTATAACATGGCGAATATCGCTAGCCAAAGAATTCAAAGAGAATTTAAAGAAGTTATCAAAAGTGAAgaggtttgtaaaattttgtacaGGCATGGCCATCTTCAAACGGTGTTGTTCAACAGGTTGCCaagtataaaaaaaacttgcttGATGGATAACATTTGAGAAATTTGGTATCGATGTTTATCCGTGGATCATTGATTTGGCTACTGTGACTCACAATTATATGGCTATTTAGGcgaatttttgttttaaacatatctacagtaatacttcagaAGGTTTTGCTTACTTTGATGCTATGAACGTATTGCTGTAGCCTAGTAGGTTTTAACGAGGTTATGTGAGTATGTCGCtgattttgtatatttttacatataactCATAGTTGGTGACTGGTACTTGTCTCATGCTCCAGTACTAATACAAGTTGTATTATCTCTGCTGTCGATAAGCTTGCGATTCGCTGTCTTTCAATCGTTATTTTTGTGTTAGTTAGCCACCAATTAATCATCATTACAACTCTGACCATTTTTCTCTCGAATGATAATAAAAATCGGTTTGGAAACTTTATTATTTAGCTACTTGCATTGATCACATCCAATTCGTATTGCCATTTTTCATATCAAGTTTGCGTATTCTAACATGTTAACTTAGCTGTTTGGCTTTATCTAAGAAGCGTATGCTTATGCATGTAATGCCTTTTAGGCACCGCTTAGTTTTTGCTTGTGCAAGAAGTAACCACCTAAATCTGATTAAAAGAAAAAcctaaatacatatacatgcgTCAGTTTCCTTTAATTTCAAGCTTATTTTATGCTTTCATAGCTTCATCATTTAAACTGAGTTTTACCTAAAATATAGCAAGGTTTTTTCGAGTGGCTGTTTCTAAATAGCTCAAAATTAGGTGTTCTGCCCCATATGGGTGTAGTCCGTGTATGGCTGGTAGGCAGAAAATTGTCAGTGGTTAGAGCACTTGTaacttgatatatatatataatctagaTTGATGGAAAACTAATCTGTGGTATGAaaattgtcatagaaatagtGACTGCATACTTAGGCGTTGCATTTAGTGCATTTCTGAACATGACATTCTTTTTTACCACTGCATATAAAGATTTGAAGATCATCAACATTTTACTTTTGGCTTAcacaaaactatatatatagcacAGGAACACCAGCTCGAATTACATCGTTACATTATCTTAGGTCCCCTTGGAAACCAAAACTTATGAAGCTAATATGCAAATAGCTTTTAGCTATTTGCATATTAGCtttataatagtttttataGCTTTATATTATTCGGTCAATAATAGCTATTATTTAGCTATTATTGACTTGCTTGTGAATATCAAGCCGACCGAAAGTTTTGCTAATTTGGATAATTTGCTGAATCCTCCACGTTAATTATATCCAGTTTGTCATTGTGCGTACGTTTTTCACACGtttttcatccaaacttcataCGCATATGTTCTGTTCCCCcataaatatttggtttcaaaattgTGTCTGATTCTCAAGAACCAGCTTCTttaagatgtggttgcatcaaattttagttgatttcaaaagaaagcatttttttatcagttgatacgttgttttttgtgttaggcgatctcattgtcaagatatttgaagattaaaattgatcgCGATAAAAATGCCCAAGCCAAAaagacatgcccagacttgcccaaaatgatgtaaggcatgatacaacctgtctctatttctcgtattcacatcggctattgcgataaaagtctagtcctacgcggctctattggcatattttttattttttatttactcgtgttggctagaataaaattttaaatctagctacagatacattattataaatgtctcaaacgcctcaaataagagaaattgaaaacttgtcatattagcttcctctaaatgctgtgtaaacatcggAGTACCGACTTCTGCCTGtttacggtaattaggtcgtcgagataacttatttcatcgcggcctttgtatcagctaagttttCAGTGGCTAATCACACCGGAAACTtgctactaaataaaataaacgcGCTGCCATCTTTGAATAgaatatgttttaatatatggcgaaaccagc
This region includes:
- the LOC137405739 gene encoding uncharacterized protein encodes the protein MIIFKDIITGDELFTDSFNIIRRDGIIEVNCKMVSESTEIDESLIGGNASAEEASEGVESAEKKGYDVVIQNRLAEQPPFDKKGFMAHIKPYLKAVKGKMKENGRSEEDMKKFEDNMSAHVKSMVKKGIDKMEVFSGEKMDPDGMQVLVDFRDDEITPFAMFIAEGLIEEKA